One Triplophysa dalaica isolate WHDGS20190420 chromosome 1, ASM1584641v1, whole genome shotgun sequence DNA segment encodes these proteins:
- the skor1a gene encoding SKI family transcriptional corepressor 1a isoform X7, protein MESIPSQLSAGRDASSSPNSKQELQPYSGTSSLKPNQVSEIGLYGVPIVSLVIDGQERLCLAQISNTLLKNYSYNEIHNRRVALGVTCVQCTPVQLEILRRAGAMPISSRRCGMITKREAERLCKSFLGAHNPPKLPENFAFDVSHECAWGSRGSFIPARYNSSRAKCIKCTYCNMYFSPNKFIFHSHRTPESKYTQPDAANFNSWRRHLKLTDKSLSDDICHAWEDVKAMFNGGSRKRAMPGSGSDMSSPLKPQASGNITQTRSPDVPHKTLRCDDGRGSLSLTNTVRNYPVIPVPSKGFGMLQKIPPPIFPHPYSFPAFGLCQKKDDGVSDQNKTNVPGVFWTGGKDGLYPSFPMFWPTTGSLPLSSYQPKPHTDLVVGRQTETDMSESERGGNTPRDSLFDSERCSSSQSLRNDEDKSGDEARSTEGQPTTPRKISYISAFRPVVKDAESIAKLYGNREAYSGAHSGHLSPDFVSESSSYRSASPCVDSGEEPDVDVESHRLPEDEESIQLSVDDRQSPVGEIALGSHRHTPQSDDDHFLFSENSDQKQNKQVTKKNDVTVYDVYTHEKEMSSLQNTLPCSTIKLSRSADESNGSHTSHNNLTEDECEPQKSRPVEISVNKHNPNDAALRSTDNRFRFFEKDIENMAKEELQKQLLEQVELRKKLEREFQSLKGSNEEGAVLSRGDGPAAADCKRHIVQRVGSGEKGSLCNSAEA, encoded by the exons ATGGAGTCGATACCCAGTCAGCTGTCTGCGGGACGAGATGCCAGTTCTTCCCCTAACTCAAAGCAAGAACTGCAGCCTTATTCCGGCACCAGCTCGCTGAAACCAAATCAAGTGAGTGAGATTGGGCTGTATGGAGTGCCCATCGTCTCTTTGGTCATAGACGGTCAGGAGAGACTGTGTCTAGCGCAAATTTCCAACACTTTACTGAAGAACTACAGCTACAATGAAATCCACAACAGACGCGTGGCTCTTGGAGTTACATGCGTGCAGTGCACACCTGTGCAGCTGGAGATCCTGAGACGCGCGGGAGCCATGCCCATCTCCTCGCGCCGCTGTGGCATGATCACCAAGCGCGAGGCCGAGCGCCTCTGCAAATCTTTCCTCGGAGCTCACAATCCTCCCAAATTACCCGAGAATTTCGCATTTGACGTTTCACACGAGTGCGCTTGGGGAAGCAGAGGAAGCTTCATTCCGGCGAGGTACAACAGCTCAAGGGCGAAATGCATCAAGTGCACTTATTGCAATATGTATTTTTCGCCCAACAAATTCATCTTTCATTCTCACCGCACACCTGAATCCAAATACACGCAACCAGACGCCGCTAATTTTAATTCGTGGCGACGCCACCTGAAACTGACCGATAAAAGCTTGTCTGACGACATTTGTCACGCGTGGGAGGACGTAAAGGCCATGTTCAACGGTGGGAGCCGAAAACGGGCAATGCCAGGGAGTGGGTCGGATATGTCATCTCCACTAAAACCGCAGGCCTCCGGCAACATCACGCAGACCAGGTCCCCTGATGTTCCCCACAAAACTTTGCGCTGTGATGATGGCCGTGGCAGCCTCAGCTTAACCAACACTGTGCGTAACTACCCGGTCATCCCTGTGCCCAGTAAGGGTTTTGGCATGCTGCAGAAGATCCCACCTCCTATTTTCCCGCATCCGTATAGTTTTCCAGCATTTGGACTGTGTCAAAAGAAAGACGATGGAGTAAGTGACCAAAATAAGACCAACGTACCCGGTGTGTTTTGGACCGGTGGGAAGGACGGTCTTTATCCATCGTTTCCTATGTTTTGGCCCACCACGGGTAGCCTGCCACTGTCATCATATCAACCAAAACCACACACAGACCTCGTAGTTGGGCgacaaacagaaacagacatgtcagagagtgagagagggggAAACACGCCCAGAGACAGTCTGTTCGACAGCGAGCGTTGCTCTAGCTCGCAGTCACTCAGAAACGATGAAGATAAATCTGGGGACGAGGCAAGGTCAACCGAGGGACAACCGACCACCCCTAGAAAGATCAGCTATATTTCTGCTTTCAGACCAGTGGTTAAAGACGCAGAGAGTATAGCCAAGCTCTACGGGAACAGGGAGGCGTACAGCGGCGCACATAGTGGCCACTTGTCGCCTGACTTCGTGAGTGAGAGCTCTAGCTACAGATCTGCCTCTCCGTGTGTGGACAGTGGGGAAGAGCCAGACGTCGACGTCGAATCCCACAGACTGCCGGAGGACGAGGAGTCTATACAACTTTCCGTGGATGATCGGCAGAGTCCCGTGGGGGAAATCGCTTTGGGcagtcacagacacacaccacaGTCAGATGACGACCATTTCCTTTTCAGTGAAAATTCTGATCAGAAGCAGAACAAGCAGGTGACAAAGAAAAACGATGTCACTGTTTATGAC GTGTACACACATGAAAAGGAGATGTCGTCTCTTCAGAACACACTTCCCTGTTCTACTATTAAACTTTCACGCAGCGCAGATGAATCAAACG gctcacacacgtcacacaacaATCTTACTGAAGACGAATGTGAACCGCAAAAATCACGTCCGGTCGAAATTAGCGTTAATAAACACAACCCAA ACGACGCCGCGCTGAGAAGTACGGACAACAGGTTTCGTTTTTTCGAGAAAGACATTGAGAATATGGCAAAAG AGGAACTCCAAAAGCAGCTCTTGGAGCAAGTGGAGCTAAGAAAAAAACTGGAACGGGAATTTCAAAGTTTGAAAG GATCAAATGAAGAGGGAGCTGTCTTATCGAGAGGAGATGGTCCAGCAGCTGCAGATTGTAAGAG acACATTGTGCAACGAGTTGGATCAGGAGAGAAAGGCTCGTTATGCAATTCAGCAGAAGCTTAA
- the skor1a gene encoding SKI family transcriptional corepressor 1a isoform X6, translating to MESIPSQLSAGRDASSSPNSKQELQPYSGTSSLKPNQVSEIGLYGVPIVSLVIDGQERLCLAQISNTLLKNYSYNEIHNRRVALGVTCVQCTPVQLEILRRAGAMPISSRRCGMITKREAERLCKSFLGAHNPPKLPENFAFDVSHECAWGSRGSFIPARYNSSRAKCIKCTYCNMYFSPNKFIFHSHRTPESKYTQPDAANFNSWRRHLKLTDKSLSDDICHAWEDVKAMFNGGSRKRAMPGSGSDMSSPLKPQASGNITQTRSPDVPHKTLRCDDGRGSLSLTNTVRNYPVIPVPSKGFGMLQKIPPPIFPHPYSFPAFGLCQKKDDGVSDQNKTNVPGVFWTGGKDGLYPSFPMFWPTTGSLPLSSYQPKPHTDLVVGRQTETDMSESERGGNTPRDSLFDSERCSSSQSLRNDEDKSGDEARSTEGQPTTPRKISYISAFRPVVKDAESIAKLYGNREAYSGAHSGHLSPDFVSESSSYRSASPCVDSGEEPDVDVESHRLPEDEESIQLSVDDRQSPVGEIALGSHRHTPQSDDDHFLFSENSDQKQNKQVTKKNDVTVYDVYTHEKEMSSLQNTLPCSTIKLSRSADESNGSHTSHNNLTEDECEPQKSRPVEISVNKHNPNDAALRSTDNRFRFFEKDIENMAKEELQKQLLEQVELRKKLEREFQSLKDNFQDQMKRELSYREEMVQQLQIVRAHDALHHFSCKMLTPRHCTGACTFKPPLLPP from the exons ATGGAGTCGATACCCAGTCAGCTGTCTGCGGGACGAGATGCCAGTTCTTCCCCTAACTCAAAGCAAGAACTGCAGCCTTATTCCGGCACCAGCTCGCTGAAACCAAATCAAGTGAGTGAGATTGGGCTGTATGGAGTGCCCATCGTCTCTTTGGTCATAGACGGTCAGGAGAGACTGTGTCTAGCGCAAATTTCCAACACTTTACTGAAGAACTACAGCTACAATGAAATCCACAACAGACGCGTGGCTCTTGGAGTTACATGCGTGCAGTGCACACCTGTGCAGCTGGAGATCCTGAGACGCGCGGGAGCCATGCCCATCTCCTCGCGCCGCTGTGGCATGATCACCAAGCGCGAGGCCGAGCGCCTCTGCAAATCTTTCCTCGGAGCTCACAATCCTCCCAAATTACCCGAGAATTTCGCATTTGACGTTTCACACGAGTGCGCTTGGGGAAGCAGAGGAAGCTTCATTCCGGCGAGGTACAACAGCTCAAGGGCGAAATGCATCAAGTGCACTTATTGCAATATGTATTTTTCGCCCAACAAATTCATCTTTCATTCTCACCGCACACCTGAATCCAAATACACGCAACCAGACGCCGCTAATTTTAATTCGTGGCGACGCCACCTGAAACTGACCGATAAAAGCTTGTCTGACGACATTTGTCACGCGTGGGAGGACGTAAAGGCCATGTTCAACGGTGGGAGCCGAAAACGGGCAATGCCAGGGAGTGGGTCGGATATGTCATCTCCACTAAAACCGCAGGCCTCCGGCAACATCACGCAGACCAGGTCCCCTGATGTTCCCCACAAAACTTTGCGCTGTGATGATGGCCGTGGCAGCCTCAGCTTAACCAACACTGTGCGTAACTACCCGGTCATCCCTGTGCCCAGTAAGGGTTTTGGCATGCTGCAGAAGATCCCACCTCCTATTTTCCCGCATCCGTATAGTTTTCCAGCATTTGGACTGTGTCAAAAGAAAGACGATGGAGTAAGTGACCAAAATAAGACCAACGTACCCGGTGTGTTTTGGACCGGTGGGAAGGACGGTCTTTATCCATCGTTTCCTATGTTTTGGCCCACCACGGGTAGCCTGCCACTGTCATCATATCAACCAAAACCACACACAGACCTCGTAGTTGGGCgacaaacagaaacagacatgtcagagagtgagagagggggAAACACGCCCAGAGACAGTCTGTTCGACAGCGAGCGTTGCTCTAGCTCGCAGTCACTCAGAAACGATGAAGATAAATCTGGGGACGAGGCAAGGTCAACCGAGGGACAACCGACCACCCCTAGAAAGATCAGCTATATTTCTGCTTTCAGACCAGTGGTTAAAGACGCAGAGAGTATAGCCAAGCTCTACGGGAACAGGGAGGCGTACAGCGGCGCACATAGTGGCCACTTGTCGCCTGACTTCGTGAGTGAGAGCTCTAGCTACAGATCTGCCTCTCCGTGTGTGGACAGTGGGGAAGAGCCAGACGTCGACGTCGAATCCCACAGACTGCCGGAGGACGAGGAGTCTATACAACTTTCCGTGGATGATCGGCAGAGTCCCGTGGGGGAAATCGCTTTGGGcagtcacagacacacaccacaGTCAGATGACGACCATTTCCTTTTCAGTGAAAATTCTGATCAGAAGCAGAACAAGCAGGTGACAAAGAAAAACGATGTCACTGTTTATGAC GTGTACACACATGAAAAGGAGATGTCGTCTCTTCAGAACACACTTCCCTGTTCTACTATTAAACTTTCACGCAGCGCAGATGAATCAAACG gctcacacacgtcacacaacaATCTTACTGAAGACGAATGTGAACCGCAAAAATCACGTCCGGTCGAAATTAGCGTTAATAAACACAACCCAA ACGACGCCGCGCTGAGAAGTACGGACAACAGGTTTCGTTTTTTCGAGAAAGACATTGAGAATATGGCAAAAG AGGAACTCCAAAAGCAGCTCTTGGAGCAAGTGGAGCTAAGAAAAAAACTGGAACGGGAATTTCAAAGTTTGAAAG ATAATTTTCAGGATCAAATGAAGAGGGAGCTGTCTTATCGAGAGGAGATGGTCCAGCAGCTGCAGATTGTAAGAG CTCACGACGCTCTTCACCATTTCTCCTGCAAAATGCTCACTCCACGACACTGCACGGGGGCCTGCACCTTCAAGCCACCCCTCTTACCACCTTAA
- the skor1a gene encoding SKI family transcriptional corepressor 1a isoform X2, with amino-acid sequence MESIPSQLSAGRDASSSPNSKQELQPYSGTSSLKPNQVSEIGLYGVPIVSLVIDGQERLCLAQISNTLLKNYSYNEIHNRRVALGVTCVQCTPVQLEILRRAGAMPISSRRCGMITKREAERLCKSFLGAHNPPKLPENFAFDVSHECAWGSRGSFIPARYNSSRAKCIKCTYCNMYFSPNKFIFHSHRTPESKYTQPDAANFNSWRRHLKLTDKSLSDDICHAWEDVKAMFNGGSRKRAMPGSGSDMSSPLKPQASGNITQTRSPDVPHKTLRCDDGRGSLSLTNTVRNYPVIPVPSKGFGMLQKIPPPIFPHPYSFPAFGLCQKKDDGVSDQNKTNVPGVFWTGGKDGLYPSFPMFWPTTGSLPLSSYQPKPHTDLVVGRQTETDMSESERGGNTPRDSLFDSERCSSSQSLRNDEDKSGDEARSTEGQPTTPRKISYISAFRPVVKDAESIAKLYGNREAYSGAHSGHLSPDFVSESSSYRSASPCVDSGEEPDVDVESHRLPEDEESIQLSVDDRQSPVGEIALGSHRHTPQSDDDHFLFSENSDQKQNKQVTKKNDVTVYDVYTHEKEMSSLQNTLPCSTIKLSRSADESNGSHTSHNNLTEDECEPQKSRPVEISVNKHNPNDAALRSTDNRFRFFEKDIENMAKEELQKQLLEQVELRKKLEREFQSLKGSNEEGAVLSRGDGPAAADCKSSRRSSPFLLQNAHSTTLHGGLHLQATPLTTLTYSCIPGRHYTTVKTVQLPSRNSALPLCVGGVLNVCTLKPKDF; translated from the exons ATGGAGTCGATACCCAGTCAGCTGTCTGCGGGACGAGATGCCAGTTCTTCCCCTAACTCAAAGCAAGAACTGCAGCCTTATTCCGGCACCAGCTCGCTGAAACCAAATCAAGTGAGTGAGATTGGGCTGTATGGAGTGCCCATCGTCTCTTTGGTCATAGACGGTCAGGAGAGACTGTGTCTAGCGCAAATTTCCAACACTTTACTGAAGAACTACAGCTACAATGAAATCCACAACAGACGCGTGGCTCTTGGAGTTACATGCGTGCAGTGCACACCTGTGCAGCTGGAGATCCTGAGACGCGCGGGAGCCATGCCCATCTCCTCGCGCCGCTGTGGCATGATCACCAAGCGCGAGGCCGAGCGCCTCTGCAAATCTTTCCTCGGAGCTCACAATCCTCCCAAATTACCCGAGAATTTCGCATTTGACGTTTCACACGAGTGCGCTTGGGGAAGCAGAGGAAGCTTCATTCCGGCGAGGTACAACAGCTCAAGGGCGAAATGCATCAAGTGCACTTATTGCAATATGTATTTTTCGCCCAACAAATTCATCTTTCATTCTCACCGCACACCTGAATCCAAATACACGCAACCAGACGCCGCTAATTTTAATTCGTGGCGACGCCACCTGAAACTGACCGATAAAAGCTTGTCTGACGACATTTGTCACGCGTGGGAGGACGTAAAGGCCATGTTCAACGGTGGGAGCCGAAAACGGGCAATGCCAGGGAGTGGGTCGGATATGTCATCTCCACTAAAACCGCAGGCCTCCGGCAACATCACGCAGACCAGGTCCCCTGATGTTCCCCACAAAACTTTGCGCTGTGATGATGGCCGTGGCAGCCTCAGCTTAACCAACACTGTGCGTAACTACCCGGTCATCCCTGTGCCCAGTAAGGGTTTTGGCATGCTGCAGAAGATCCCACCTCCTATTTTCCCGCATCCGTATAGTTTTCCAGCATTTGGACTGTGTCAAAAGAAAGACGATGGAGTAAGTGACCAAAATAAGACCAACGTACCCGGTGTGTTTTGGACCGGTGGGAAGGACGGTCTTTATCCATCGTTTCCTATGTTTTGGCCCACCACGGGTAGCCTGCCACTGTCATCATATCAACCAAAACCACACACAGACCTCGTAGTTGGGCgacaaacagaaacagacatgtcagagagtgagagagggggAAACACGCCCAGAGACAGTCTGTTCGACAGCGAGCGTTGCTCTAGCTCGCAGTCACTCAGAAACGATGAAGATAAATCTGGGGACGAGGCAAGGTCAACCGAGGGACAACCGACCACCCCTAGAAAGATCAGCTATATTTCTGCTTTCAGACCAGTGGTTAAAGACGCAGAGAGTATAGCCAAGCTCTACGGGAACAGGGAGGCGTACAGCGGCGCACATAGTGGCCACTTGTCGCCTGACTTCGTGAGTGAGAGCTCTAGCTACAGATCTGCCTCTCCGTGTGTGGACAGTGGGGAAGAGCCAGACGTCGACGTCGAATCCCACAGACTGCCGGAGGACGAGGAGTCTATACAACTTTCCGTGGATGATCGGCAGAGTCCCGTGGGGGAAATCGCTTTGGGcagtcacagacacacaccacaGTCAGATGACGACCATTTCCTTTTCAGTGAAAATTCTGATCAGAAGCAGAACAAGCAGGTGACAAAGAAAAACGATGTCACTGTTTATGAC GTGTACACACATGAAAAGGAGATGTCGTCTCTTCAGAACACACTTCCCTGTTCTACTATTAAACTTTCACGCAGCGCAGATGAATCAAACG gctcacacacgtcacacaacaATCTTACTGAAGACGAATGTGAACCGCAAAAATCACGTCCGGTCGAAATTAGCGTTAATAAACACAACCCAA ACGACGCCGCGCTGAGAAGTACGGACAACAGGTTTCGTTTTTTCGAGAAAGACATTGAGAATATGGCAAAAG AGGAACTCCAAAAGCAGCTCTTGGAGCAAGTGGAGCTAAGAAAAAAACTGGAACGGGAATTTCAAAGTTTGAAAG GATCAAATGAAGAGGGAGCTGTCTTATCGAGAGGAGATGGTCCAGCAGCTGCAGATTGTAAGAG CTCACGACGCTCTTCACCATTTCTCCTGCAAAATGCTCACTCCACGACACTGCACGGGGGCCTGCACCTTCAAGCCACCCCTCTTACCACCTTAACTTACAGCTGCATCCCAGGGAGGCACTACACTACAGTAAAAACTGTACAACTTCCCTCAAGGAATTCTGCATTACCACTCTGTGTGGGAGGTGTTCTCAATGTATGTACACTAAAACCTAAGGATTTCTGA
- the skor1a gene encoding SKI family transcriptional corepressor 1a isoform X4, producing MESIPSQLSAGRDASSSPNSKQELQPYSGTSSLKPNQVSEIGLYGVPIVSLVIDGQERLCLAQISNTLLKNYSYNEIHNRRVALGVTCVQCTPVQLEILRRAGAMPISSRRCGMITKREAERLCKSFLGAHNPPKLPENFAFDVSHECAWGSRGSFIPARYNSSRAKCIKCTYCNMYFSPNKFIFHSHRTPESKYTQPDAANFNSWRRHLKLTDKSLSDDICHAWEDVKAMFNGGSRKRAMPGSGSDMSSPLKPQASGNITQTRSPDVPHKTLRCDDGRGSLSLTNTVRNYPVIPVPSKGFGMLQKIPPPIFPHPYSFPAFGLCQKKDDGVSDQNKTNVPGVFWTGGKDGLYPSFPMFWPTTGSLPLSSYQPKPHTDLVVGRQTETDMSESERGGNTPRDSLFDSERCSSSQSLRNDEDKSGDEARSTEGQPTTPRKISYISAFRPVVKDAESIAKLYGNREAYSGAHSGHLSPDFVSESSSYRSASPCVDSGEEPDVDVESHRLPEDEESIQLSVDDRQSPVGEIALGSHRHTPQSDDDHFLFSENSDQKQNKQVTKKNDVTVYDVYTHEKEMSSLQNTLPCSTIKLSRSADESNGSHTSHNNLTEDECEPQKSRPVEISVNKHNPNDAALRSTDNRFRFFEKDIENMAKEELQKQLLEQVELRKKLEREFQSLKDNFQDQMKRELSYREEMVQQLQIVRDTLCNELDQERKARYAIQQKLKAHDALHHFSCKMLTPRHCTGACTFKPPLLPP from the exons ATGGAGTCGATACCCAGTCAGCTGTCTGCGGGACGAGATGCCAGTTCTTCCCCTAACTCAAAGCAAGAACTGCAGCCTTATTCCGGCACCAGCTCGCTGAAACCAAATCAAGTGAGTGAGATTGGGCTGTATGGAGTGCCCATCGTCTCTTTGGTCATAGACGGTCAGGAGAGACTGTGTCTAGCGCAAATTTCCAACACTTTACTGAAGAACTACAGCTACAATGAAATCCACAACAGACGCGTGGCTCTTGGAGTTACATGCGTGCAGTGCACACCTGTGCAGCTGGAGATCCTGAGACGCGCGGGAGCCATGCCCATCTCCTCGCGCCGCTGTGGCATGATCACCAAGCGCGAGGCCGAGCGCCTCTGCAAATCTTTCCTCGGAGCTCACAATCCTCCCAAATTACCCGAGAATTTCGCATTTGACGTTTCACACGAGTGCGCTTGGGGAAGCAGAGGAAGCTTCATTCCGGCGAGGTACAACAGCTCAAGGGCGAAATGCATCAAGTGCACTTATTGCAATATGTATTTTTCGCCCAACAAATTCATCTTTCATTCTCACCGCACACCTGAATCCAAATACACGCAACCAGACGCCGCTAATTTTAATTCGTGGCGACGCCACCTGAAACTGACCGATAAAAGCTTGTCTGACGACATTTGTCACGCGTGGGAGGACGTAAAGGCCATGTTCAACGGTGGGAGCCGAAAACGGGCAATGCCAGGGAGTGGGTCGGATATGTCATCTCCACTAAAACCGCAGGCCTCCGGCAACATCACGCAGACCAGGTCCCCTGATGTTCCCCACAAAACTTTGCGCTGTGATGATGGCCGTGGCAGCCTCAGCTTAACCAACACTGTGCGTAACTACCCGGTCATCCCTGTGCCCAGTAAGGGTTTTGGCATGCTGCAGAAGATCCCACCTCCTATTTTCCCGCATCCGTATAGTTTTCCAGCATTTGGACTGTGTCAAAAGAAAGACGATGGAGTAAGTGACCAAAATAAGACCAACGTACCCGGTGTGTTTTGGACCGGTGGGAAGGACGGTCTTTATCCATCGTTTCCTATGTTTTGGCCCACCACGGGTAGCCTGCCACTGTCATCATATCAACCAAAACCACACACAGACCTCGTAGTTGGGCgacaaacagaaacagacatgtcagagagtgagagagggggAAACACGCCCAGAGACAGTCTGTTCGACAGCGAGCGTTGCTCTAGCTCGCAGTCACTCAGAAACGATGAAGATAAATCTGGGGACGAGGCAAGGTCAACCGAGGGACAACCGACCACCCCTAGAAAGATCAGCTATATTTCTGCTTTCAGACCAGTGGTTAAAGACGCAGAGAGTATAGCCAAGCTCTACGGGAACAGGGAGGCGTACAGCGGCGCACATAGTGGCCACTTGTCGCCTGACTTCGTGAGTGAGAGCTCTAGCTACAGATCTGCCTCTCCGTGTGTGGACAGTGGGGAAGAGCCAGACGTCGACGTCGAATCCCACAGACTGCCGGAGGACGAGGAGTCTATACAACTTTCCGTGGATGATCGGCAGAGTCCCGTGGGGGAAATCGCTTTGGGcagtcacagacacacaccacaGTCAGATGACGACCATTTCCTTTTCAGTGAAAATTCTGATCAGAAGCAGAACAAGCAGGTGACAAAGAAAAACGATGTCACTGTTTATGAC GTGTACACACATGAAAAGGAGATGTCGTCTCTTCAGAACACACTTCCCTGTTCTACTATTAAACTTTCACGCAGCGCAGATGAATCAAACG gctcacacacgtcacacaacaATCTTACTGAAGACGAATGTGAACCGCAAAAATCACGTCCGGTCGAAATTAGCGTTAATAAACACAACCCAA ACGACGCCGCGCTGAGAAGTACGGACAACAGGTTTCGTTTTTTCGAGAAAGACATTGAGAATATGGCAAAAG AGGAACTCCAAAAGCAGCTCTTGGAGCAAGTGGAGCTAAGAAAAAAACTGGAACGGGAATTTCAAAGTTTGAAAG ATAATTTTCAGGATCAAATGAAGAGGGAGCTGTCTTATCGAGAGGAGATGGTCCAGCAGCTGCAGATTGTAAGAG acACATTGTGCAACGAGTTGGATCAGGAGAGAAAGGCTCGTTATGCAATTCAGCAGAAGCTTAAAG CTCACGACGCTCTTCACCATTTCTCCTGCAAAATGCTCACTCCACGACACTGCACGGGGGCCTGCACCTTCAAGCCACCCCTCTTACCACCTTAA